In Sulfurovum xiamenensis, a genomic segment contains:
- the hisC gene encoding histidinol-phosphate transaminase: MKFNKVLENIQTYEAGKPIELVVREFGIAAKDVVKLASNENPIGTNPAIAKVIRSNADIAHLYPDDSMFELKAALSRKFNVQDNNIIIGAGSDQVIEFISRALLDENASVLMSAVTFAMYEIYAKQMGAKILRTASYTHKYDEFMEAYRMHRPKIIYLCTPNNPTGDATSKEEVLKIIDAVDSDTLVVVDGAYMEYAAAKDPQYAITPNDLLKYENVIYLGTFSKAHGLGGMRVGYGIAQAELIKELHKMRPPFNISTLSLAVAIEACKDNSFVEESIALHQEQIKRYEAFAEEQGFEYIESYTNFITYMFDETMDATKIADALLKRGVIIRNLASYGLNAMRITIGTVKQNDVFFKHFLEVIA, translated from the coding sequence ATGAAATTTAACAAAGTATTAGAGAATATACAAACGTATGAAGCGGGTAAACCGATAGAGCTTGTGGTACGTGAATTTGGTATTGCTGCTAAAGATGTGGTGAAACTTGCATCAAATGAAAATCCGATAGGTACAAACCCGGCTATTGCAAAAGTGATCAGATCCAATGCGGATATTGCACACCTTTACCCGGATGACAGTATGTTCGAACTTAAAGCTGCATTGAGCAGAAAGTTTAATGTTCAGGATAACAACATCATTATAGGTGCAGGTTCTGACCAAGTGATAGAGTTCATCTCACGTGCACTCTTGGATGAGAATGCTTCTGTACTGATGTCTGCAGTGACCTTTGCCATGTATGAGATCTATGCAAAACAGATGGGTGCAAAGATCCTTCGTACGGCAAGCTATACGCATAAATATGATGAGTTTATGGAAGCCTACCGTATGCATAGACCAAAGATCATTTACCTCTGTACGCCGAATAATCCTACAGGTGATGCAACAAGTAAAGAAGAGGTTCTGAAGATCATTGATGCTGTAGATTCGGATACGTTGGTCGTTGTAGATGGTGCTTATATGGAGTATGCTGCAGCCAAAGATCCACAATATGCAATTACGCCAAATGACCTGCTGAAGTATGAGAATGTCATCTATCTGGGTACATTTTCCAAAGCACATGGTTTGGGCGGTATGCGTGTAGGATACGGTATCGCACAGGCTGAACTCATTAAAGAACTCCATAAAATGAGACCGCCATTCAACATCTCTACACTCTCTTTGGCCGTAGCTATAGAAGCATGCAAGGATAACAGTTTCGTGGAAGAGTCCATAGCTTTGCATCAGGAGCAGATCAAGCGGTATGAGGCGTTTGCAGAGGAGCAGGGATTTGAGTATATAGAGAGTTATACGAACTTTATCACCTATATGTTTGATGAAACCATGGATGCTACAAAGATAGCAGATGCTCTGCTTAAACGTGGTGTCATCATCCGTAACCTTGCTTCTTATGGGTTGAATGCCATGAGAATCACGATAGGAACAGTCAAACAAAATGATGTGTTCTTTAAACACTTTTTAGAAGTGATAGCTTGA